A genomic window from Caballeronia sp. SBC1 includes:
- a CDS encoding class I SAM-dependent rRNA methyltransferase, whose translation MNTITLKPAKDKSLARRHPWIYSTAIEHVEGKPAPGATVLIRAHDGRFLARASYSPVSQIRARVWSFDESEPIDHAFFKRRVQRAIAHRQTMVRDTGATRLIFGEADGLPGLIVDYYIADDESQRGQLVCQFMATGVEHWKEAIVKALISATGCPNVYERSDVSIRQKEGLEQITGVLAGDPPPATLIANEGGVRYHVDVERGHKTGFYIDQRDNRALVREYAGDRDVLNCFCYTGGFSLAALKGGAKRVVSIDSSGDALALAQQNVTANGFDPQRAEWLDADAFKTLRRLHEEGERFDLIVLDPPKFAPSREHVDRAARAYKDINLTGFKLLRPGGLLFTYSCSGAIDADLFQKIVAGAAADAKVDARILKRLGAGVDHPLLTAFPEGEYLKGLLLQIA comes from the coding sequence ATGAACACCATCACGCTGAAACCGGCGAAAGACAAGTCGCTTGCGCGCCGCCATCCGTGGATCTATTCCACCGCGATAGAACATGTGGAAGGCAAACCCGCGCCCGGTGCCACCGTGCTGATCCGCGCCCACGATGGCCGGTTTCTGGCACGCGCGTCATACAGTCCAGTCTCGCAAATTCGCGCCCGTGTCTGGAGTTTCGACGAAAGCGAGCCCATCGATCACGCGTTCTTCAAGCGCCGCGTACAGCGGGCGATCGCACACCGGCAAACCATGGTGCGCGACACCGGCGCCACGCGGCTGATTTTCGGCGAGGCGGACGGACTGCCGGGTTTGATCGTCGATTACTACATCGCGGACGATGAAAGCCAGCGTGGTCAGTTGGTCTGCCAGTTCATGGCGACCGGCGTGGAACACTGGAAAGAAGCGATCGTGAAGGCGTTGATTAGCGCAACCGGCTGCCCGAACGTGTATGAACGCTCGGACGTGTCTATCCGGCAGAAGGAAGGGCTCGAACAGATCACCGGCGTGCTGGCCGGCGATCCGCCCCCGGCCACGCTGATTGCGAACGAAGGCGGCGTTCGATATCACGTCGACGTCGAACGGGGTCATAAAACAGGCTTCTACATCGATCAACGCGACAATCGCGCGCTTGTCCGCGAATATGCCGGCGACCGCGACGTGCTCAACTGCTTCTGCTACACCGGCGGCTTTTCGCTGGCGGCGTTGAAAGGCGGTGCAAAACGCGTGGTATCGATCGACTCCTCCGGCGACGCGCTGGCCCTCGCCCAGCAAAACGTCACGGCGAACGGTTTCGATCCGCAACGTGCCGAATGGCTCGACGCCGATGCCTTCAAGACCTTGCGCCGCTTGCATGAGGAAGGCGAGCGCTTCGACCTGATCGTGCTCGATCCGCCCAAGTTCGCGCCTTCGCGGGAACACGTGGACCGCGCCGCGCGTGCGTACAAGGACATCAACTTGACCGGCTTCAAGTTGTTGCGCCCAGGCGGCCTCCTGTTCACTTATTCGTGCTCTGGCGCCATTGACGCCGATCTGTTCCAGAAGATCGTGGCAGGCGCCGCGGCCGACGCGAAAGTCGACGCACGTATCCTGAAGCGCCTTGGCGCAGGCGTCGATCACCCGCTTTTAACCGCGTTTCCCGAAGGGGAATACCTGAAAGGCCTATTGTTGCAAATCGCCTGA
- a CDS encoding GTP-binding protein, producing MIPVTILTGFLGSGKTTLLKRILNDQHGMKIAVIENEFGEENIDNEILVQETNEQIIQMSNGCICCTIRGDLARALEDLADRKKAGTLNFDRVVIETTGLANPGPVAQTFFMDNTVADEFLLDAIITLVDAKHANHQLDEHEVVQRQVGFADRLFITKSDLVDAAALDALKHRLVHMNPRAAIKVVNFGDADIKEIFDLRGFNLNSKLEIDPDFLAEDDHDHDHAAHDHAHDDDHDHATCGHDHSHDHEHGHANHHHAHHDDKIKSFVFRSDRAFDPNRLEDFLGGILQIYGERLLRYKGVLFMKGVDRKVVFQGVHQMMGSDLAAKWQPIEKKNSKMVFIGIELPQDLIIDGLTACLV from the coding sequence ATGATTCCCGTTACCATCCTGACCGGCTTTCTGGGCAGCGGCAAAACCACGTTGCTCAAGCGCATCCTGAACGACCAGCACGGCATGAAGATCGCCGTGATCGAGAACGAGTTCGGCGAAGAGAACATCGACAACGAGATCCTCGTCCAGGAAACGAACGAGCAGATCATCCAGATGAGCAACGGCTGCATCTGCTGCACGATCCGCGGTGACCTCGCGCGGGCGCTGGAAGATCTCGCCGACCGCAAGAAGGCCGGCACGCTGAACTTCGATCGCGTGGTGATCGAGACAACCGGCCTCGCGAATCCTGGCCCGGTTGCTCAAACGTTCTTCATGGACAACACCGTCGCCGACGAATTCCTGCTCGACGCAATCATCACGCTGGTCGATGCGAAGCACGCCAACCATCAGCTCGACGAGCACGAAGTCGTGCAGCGCCAGGTAGGTTTCGCGGACCGCCTGTTCATCACGAAGTCCGATCTGGTCGACGCCGCCGCGCTCGACGCACTCAAGCACCGGCTGGTTCACATGAACCCGCGCGCCGCGATCAAAGTAGTGAATTTCGGCGATGCCGACATCAAGGAAATCTTCGATCTGCGCGGCTTCAACCTGAACTCGAAGCTTGAAATCGATCCGGATTTCCTGGCGGAAGACGATCACGACCATGATCACGCCGCGCACGACCATGCGCACGACGACGATCACGACCACGCCACCTGTGGCCACGATCACAGCCACGACCATGAGCATGGTCACGCGAATCACCATCACGCGCATCACGACGACAAGATCAAGTCGTTTGTATTCCGCAGCGACCGCGCCTTCGATCCCAACCGGCTCGAAGATTTCCTCGGTGGCATCCTGCAGATCTACGGCGAACGCCTGTTGCGCTACAAGGGCGTGCTGTTTATGAAGGGTGTCGATCGCAAGGTCGTGTTCCAGGGCGTGCATCAGATGATGGGCAGCGACCTTGCCGCGAAATGGCAACCGATCGAAAAGAAGAACAGCAAAATGGTGTTTATTGGTATTGAACTGCCGCAGGATTTGATCATCGACGGACTGACCGCCTGTCTGGTCTGA
- the xerC gene encoding tyrosine recombinase XerC codes for MTDDPVAAYLSMLEHERRLSDHTLRGYTHELDELKKLANGRALESLTATDMRGAVARAHGGGLSARSIAHRLSAWRAFYRWLAEQVEMQANPVATVRAPKRAKSLPKALSVDDANALMEAPQADTPEALRDHAILELFYSSGLRLAELVGLDVHFVQSEGYLSAGWLDLASAEVNVLGKGNRRRSVPVGSKAITALRAWIEVRGQFVKDDPHALFLSVRGNRMSPNVVRDRVKRMALLAGVPSNVHPHVLRHSFATHVLQSSGDLRAVQELLGHASIAATQVYTALDFQHLARVYDQTHPRAKKRD; via the coding sequence ATGACCGACGATCCGGTAGCCGCCTATCTTTCGATGCTCGAGCACGAGCGGCGGTTATCGGACCATACGTTGCGCGGTTATACACACGAACTCGACGAGCTGAAGAAGTTGGCCAACGGCCGGGCGCTGGAATCGCTGACCGCCACCGACATGCGTGGCGCAGTAGCGCGTGCTCATGGCGGCGGGTTGTCGGCGCGCTCAATTGCGCATCGGTTATCGGCGTGGCGGGCGTTTTATCGGTGGCTTGCGGAGCAGGTTGAAATGCAAGCCAATCCGGTCGCGACCGTGCGTGCGCCGAAACGCGCGAAGTCCTTGCCCAAGGCACTTTCCGTCGACGACGCCAACGCGCTGATGGAAGCACCCCAGGCCGACACGCCTGAAGCGCTGCGGGATCACGCCATACTCGAACTGTTCTATTCGTCCGGCTTGCGGCTCGCCGAGCTGGTCGGGCTGGACGTGCATTTCGTGCAATCCGAAGGGTATTTGTCGGCCGGCTGGCTCGACCTCGCCAGCGCTGAAGTCAATGTGCTCGGCAAGGGAAACCGGCGGCGGTCGGTGCCCGTAGGCAGCAAGGCAATCACCGCACTGCGCGCGTGGATTGAAGTGCGCGGGCAATTCGTGAAAGACGATCCGCACGCGCTATTTCTATCGGTGCGCGGTAACCGGATGTCGCCAAACGTGGTCCGTGATCGGGTGAAACGCATGGCTTTGCTCGCCGGCGTGCCGTCGAATGTGCATCCGCACGTCTTGCGGCATTCGTTCGCCACGCACGTGCTGCAATCCAGCGGTGACCTTCGGGCCGTGCAGGAGCTGCTTGGCCACGCCAGTATCGCGGCCACGCAGGTTTATACGGCGCTCGATTTCCAACATCTGGCTCGCGTCTACGACCAGACGCATCCGCGCGCGAAAAAACGCGACTAA